A window from bacterium encodes these proteins:
- a CDS encoding rubredoxin, with translation MKKYNCTVCGYLYDPAVGDPDAGIAAGTPFDDLPEDWVCPECGADKSFFEED, from the coding sequence ATGAAAAAGTATAACTGTACAGTCTGTGGTTATCTCTATGACCCCGCAGTAGGCGATCCAGACGCAGGGATCGCCGCCGGGACCCCTTTTGACGATCTACCCGAAGATTGGGTATGCCCCGAGTGTGGTGCAGACAAGAGTTTTTTCGAGGAGGATTAA
- a CDS encoding FprA family A-type flavoprotein, with amino-acid sequence MSAIQLAPGVHWIGAIDKDIRVFDVIMKAEQGTTYNSYLVQGSKGCALIETVKARFYDSYLSTIETLVDPAQIDYIVMNHAEPDHSGSLGKILQEAQSAQLVASKNGVPFIQGILNQDVDVRAVGDDDSIDLGGVTLEFIQAPFLHWPDTMFTFVREHGILFPCDFLGSHYADERMFDDELDDFTYARSYYFDHIIRPFKEFAVKAMDKIEDLPVQIIAPSHGPVLRTDVNKYIEECRNWCAVPSKGEKPRVLVFYASSYGNTRRMAESVADGCRGAGADVTLFDLEVTVGGSILDEVESADALAVGSLTINGDAVKPVWDFLSSLATLKLRGKAGAAFGCFGWSGEAVKFIEDRMKAIKLKVPVEGVRAKLMVTEQDLDECRALGKSLTESLTS; translated from the coding sequence TTGAGCGCGATCCAACTTGCACCTGGTGTTCACTGGATAGGTGCCATCGACAAGGACATTCGCGTTTTTGACGTGATCATGAAGGCGGAGCAGGGAACGACCTACAACTCCTACCTGGTCCAGGGATCCAAAGGCTGCGCCCTTATTGAAACGGTGAAGGCCCGGTTCTACGACTCTTACCTTTCCACGATCGAGACCCTGGTCGATCCAGCACAGATCGACTATATCGTTATGAACCACGCGGAACCGGATCACTCCGGGTCTCTGGGCAAAATCCTGCAGGAGGCTCAGTCGGCTCAACTCGTCGCCTCCAAAAACGGTGTCCCTTTCATCCAAGGGATACTGAACCAGGATGTGGATGTCCGGGCGGTGGGGGATGATGATTCCATCGATCTGGGGGGTGTGACCCTGGAGTTCATCCAGGCTCCATTCCTCCATTGGCCCGACACCATGTTTACCTTCGTAAGGGAGCATGGCATCCTGTTCCCCTGCGATTTTCTGGGCAGCCACTATGCCGATGAGCGGATGTTCGATGATGAGTTAGACGATTTTACCTATGCCCGCAGCTACTACTTTGACCATATTATCCGTCCTTTCAAAGAGTTCGCTGTTAAGGCTATGGACAAGATAGAGGATCTTCCTGTCCAGATTATCGCTCCCAGCCACGGTCCTGTTCTCCGCACCGATGTTAATAAATACATTGAGGAATGCAGGAACTGGTGTGCGGTGCCGTCCAAGGGCGAGAAACCCAGGGTTCTGGTGTTTTATGCATCCAGTTACGGTAACACGCGGCGCATGGCCGAAAGTGTGGCCGATGGCTGCCGGGGCGCTGGGGCCGATGTCACCCTTTTCGACCTTGAGGTGACAGTAGGAGGTTCGATCCTGGATGAGGTAGAAAGTGCCGATGCTCTGGCAGTAGGGTCCCTCACGATCAACGGGGATGCAGTGAAACCTGTCTGGGACTTTCTGTCCTCCCTGGCTACTCTTAAGCTGAGGGGGAAGGCCGGTGCTGCTTTTGGCTGCTTCGGCTGGAGCGGTGAAGCAGTGAAGTTCATTGAGGACCGAATGAAAGCTATTAAGCTGAAGGTCCCTGTGGAGGGTGTTCGGGCCAAGTTGATGGTTACGGAGCAGGACCTGGATGAGTGCAGGGCCCTTGGTAAAAGCCTGACCGAATCTTTAACCTCCTAG
- a CDS encoding type 1 glutamine amidotransferase gives MVIVLRHVPYEGPGLIEDMLEGRGLPYRIVDVPGEGVPLGVAGFTGIVSMGGPMSVNDGTMEIEKEKGLLLEAIGRGIPILGVCLGAQLIASAMGARVYAGDQPEVGWGEVTLTKSGMADPLMAGVDSVFPVLHWNGDTFDLPEGAVKLASSDKYENQAFRAGSNIYGMQFHMEIDEEMVREWVAMDLEEENGIVSEPEEILDGVRLYLDQVRFGGSFVIGRFLDLVAGRESG, from the coding sequence ATGGTGATCGTTTTACGGCATGTCCCCTATGAAGGCCCCGGCCTCATCGAGGACATGCTGGAGGGAAGGGGACTTCCTTACAGGATAGTTGATGTACCCGGGGAAGGGGTCCCCCTTGGAGTGGCAGGTTTTACCGGGATCGTATCCATGGGCGGCCCCATGTCTGTCAACGACGGTACCATGGAGATCGAGAAGGAAAAGGGACTTCTCCTTGAGGCCATAGGGAGGGGTATCCCCATCCTGGGTGTGTGTCTCGGGGCTCAGCTCATTGCCAGCGCCATGGGCGCCAGGGTCTATGCGGGCGATCAACCTGAGGTTGGATGGGGTGAGGTGACCCTGACTAAAAGCGGTATGGCAGATCCCCTCATGGCAGGGGTGGACAGTGTTTTTCCAGTTCTGCACTGGAACGGGGATACTTTTGACCTGCCGGAAGGTGCAGTGAAACTGGCCAGTTCCGATAAGTATGAAAACCAGGCCTTCAGGGCAGGGAGCAACATCTACGGCATGCAGTTTCACATGGAGATCGACGAGGAAATGGTTCGGGAATGGGTTGCCATGGATCTGGAAGAGGAGAACGGCATCGTTTCCGAGCCGGAGGAGATCCTGGATGGTGTGAGACTGTATCTGGACCAGGTACGGTTTGGCGGTTCTTTTGTTATCGGCAGGTTTCTGGACCTTGTGGCGGGGCGGGAGAGTGGTTAG